Part of the Lolium rigidum isolate FL_2022 chromosome 6, APGP_CSIRO_Lrig_0.1, whole genome shotgun sequence genome, aaaagcgggttattttttgctgccgggaggtGTTTTTTTGCTGCATCTAGTAAAAGCAGATCCAACCGTCCAAgatggttgatccgacggctggggacccgggggctgggaaatcagatcccccgggggacgcccagcacttcCCTTTTCATAATTCAAGTCGCCCAGAGCCTGCACTGCATCATGGATTCACTCGGGGTCCAGGACTGAAAGGTTACTGTTTTATTCGCAAAAAAGGTTACTGTTTTAGGGAGAAAAAAATCGATAACAATGTTTATTTATATCTCTGATGATGTGGTCAAAAGGGGAAAATAATCCTCTACCATTGTGGTGCCTTGCCGTGGCACCGAGGTGTGGATCCGCCATACAcgaggcccacatgtcatagagcAAGACAAGGTACCATCAATGCGATAGAACATTGCCACCCCTCTTCCGAAAATCATAGTAATTCAGCAGCAAGGCATGGTCCTAGGTGAGCGTGAAAGAATGTGTTGTGTTGGTGGTACGAAACAATTAGTTATTTGTTCTTTTCATATACCGCTGTTCCTATGGCAAAGGTAATTCTATCATGTCATAAGAGCGCATCGCCCATTTGTGTGGAAAAAAGAAATCATGAGAAACATCTTGGGCACCGGCTCATAGAGGACGCGTAGAAAAAAGAAATGAGATAACTAATTGCCCCATTTGGCATCAAACTATTTTTTAAGTATTCATGGAATACTCAGTTTCTACAAATATTAAAGTATTAAATACTAAGACACGTGGGGTGGTttcatcaatctcaagacctAGCCCACCGGCTCAATCTTTCTAAGGTACTCATAGAGGTTATGTGTGTGAATTCTTTCGTATGGATGACCAGGTGAGTGTATgcgcatgtaaaatgcatgcatcttcTTTTATATAATTGGACCCAGCTCATAGAGGACGCGGAGAAGAAAGAAATGAGATAACTAATTGCCCCATTTGGCATCAAACTATTTTTGAAGTATTCACGGAATACTTCAGTTTCTACAAATATTAAAGTATTAAATACTTTGAGGTGTTTGGATCAAATAAATATTGTGGTTTTAAAACTGAAGTATTTCCGGAACTATGTTTTTTAAAGTATTGAATAAAGAATTCtgatccttttttttttctaaaactgaGAAAGGAGAAAAACTAAAGTATTGTTTTGCTCGATACTAAAATACTATGGCATTGCCATGTTTCAGTTTTAGATTTTTTTGTTGCCAAACTAATCTGCTACCTCGTTTCTAGTCTTCGTTTGTGCCTGTGCGGATATATGTGTAAACTGCAGTCTGTTTTGGCTGAGAAGAGAGCTCTGCTGTCTGTTGACCATGATGATCCTTCCAACAACAAATTAATTGCAAACGAGCCACAAGGCCCGACAACAATATAGTACTACCTTCATCCTAAAGCTTAAGATTTGTAttgtttttagaaagtcaaactatgtcaaattcgaccaagtttttaccaaaaaacaTTAGCATCCAAAATAcataatcaatatcattagatagataatggaattattttcatatggtatctacaaaatatcaaaaaaaaaaacttaagctttgggatggaggtagtatctgGAGACCTTGTAGTGTTAAATTTTTATAAATTGTTAATTCGATCCTTACAAGCAGGAAAAATGACACAATTCATCCTAGGGAATTGACCAATTAGCTAAAGTAGCTTGAGATCACAATTCCTATAGATCGTACACAACTAATTGATGGTCTTTTGTTTGTTGTGCTTGCTTCTTGGAGCATTAATCCTGGTGGTCAAGGGGGCCGTTCAAATCAAGCAGCTGAAGTCTATCTAATTCACTGCAACCCTGAAATTAAGTTCTACCTGTCCTTTTGTCCTGGCTTCAGGACTGAGGGAGTCGTGAAACATGAGGGCTTCTGATCAGCTTtgttaaaggaaaagaaaaggctTTTGATCACCTGCTCTGCCCCTCTCTAGAGCTCAAATATATTAGGCATGTAGATCGAGATTCCTTCTTATCAGCATCAGATTTCAGATACAAAGATGCATCTTTTAATTAAGTAGAGCCAGGACACTAAAATCCAGCAGCTCGGGGCTGGTAATAATATCAAAAGACCCTGCAAGCTTGTCCTCTTCCATGCAAAAATAACATTGGGATGATCAGGGAGTAGATCCTGCTGATCCTGCCTTCGGACAGAACGTCCTTTGTTCGAGTGAAATAAACTAGCAGGATCCTGTATGACCTTCAAGTAATGACAATTTGAAGTTTATAACAGACGCTACGGATAAGACGATCCACCAGTGATCAATTTTAATCACGGGAGACGATGTGGCCTCCGTGCGTCAATCTGATGGAGATCCAGCGCATGAAAGTATGCAAACATTGGAAAGCGTTTAACTTGTTCAGTTTAACTTTGGCTCTGTATAACTTATTTTACAATATTATTATGCTATTAAGGAGCGCAGATAGTTCAGTCGCCTACCAGCGCAGCAACCAGAGCCTAGTCCACAAAGCTCAGTTGCCTACTACTGTCTTGTAGGATAGATAATTCTAGTCCTGGTTAGTGTGAACAAGCTTAGGCCGGTACACACTGTCAAGCCTCTTCTTGTAGGTAGCGGTAGCAGCATCACAATCGGAAATTCGAACTGTCGATGATCTAGATGTGTGCACATGACGATCCCTGATTTTACTTCAGCCGAAAACGACAGCTTTCAGCAGTTGTCCTACTCTCTCCATACGATTAATCAAACACGGGTCACATGGTAGCTTAACGAAACTTCGGTCCATCATACGGGCGGATAACGTTAACAGACACACCCAAACTGACTACTCAGCACGCATCAGTAGGAACCTTAACTAAGGGAGACAAGCTTCGAAGATGTCCACAGGAACTCTAGTAGCTCCATGGATCACTAGCACCCAACACCCATGGACATCCTGACTAAAGGAGAAGCTTCAGAGATTTGGTGCTCTCAGTCTGATCCTCCAAGGTCTTTAATGGCATCTTCTATTGCAGGTACAGAATTATGAAATGCTTCCCACTGCTCAACCGTCATACTTATCCCTTCATTTAAGGAGCACATGTCAGCATAAGAAATGGGGTGTAAAATGGAACACAAAACAACACAGCAGAAAGCAGCAGCTACAGAATTCAAAATATTCAGCACCACGTACATAATGCCAATGAAGATGATACATATGTTGGAAGTATCAAACTCAAATATGAAAATTAAGAACTGAAAGCAACAACCGATTTGACCTTAAATTAAATAATAAAAGGTATTATTATGGAATAGGAGGCTGTCTCATGTGAAACATTCACCAGGATCTGACTCCCTCACTAACTATACAGTAAAAGATTGTAATGGATTGATTGTTGCTTGTTCTTGAGTATCACATCAATGAGACTGAAATGCTAAGTAAAACACACCAACTGCTCCGGACAATGGATAATATATGAAGGAATGCCAGGAGCAACATGACAAAGGAAACCATTATCCACTGGTTTGTTCAACCTAAGAAGAGGTAAGATCATAGAACAGGTTCATAAAGTTGGGAGATACCTTCTGAATATCAGTCAAGTATGATGTGCTGAGTTTAAGTGTTCAATGATACCTTCTGAATACTAATATATTAATTTTGCTGACCATTTTTATTAAGTTGATTCTGCGCAGACAAATGAACCTACTATATTATTGATACCTTCTGAATACTAGTATGTTGTGCAGAATTTAAACCATTTTCATAAGTTGATTCACAGCAGATAAACTACTAGTAGGGCAGCAGCCATAGAAGAAGAAAAGGCACCCTAATCATAATCTAGCAGTGAGCAGTGGTTAACTGAGCATCGCTACATAGTTGCATCAAGACAAGATCAAAGTTTATGGCGAAGCAATAATAGCCACAGGAAAAATGATAACAGGGAAGTTGGTTTCAATCAAGAGCGATATCACTAAGACCATACTTTACATGGGGACTTTTGCACAAAGCTTTAGTTCGAGCAGATTCCACATCCTACTACAACATGAATGATATGCAAGAATTTGTTTTCTGACGTAACTATGCAATAGCTTATAGATGTGCAAAACTCAATATTTGCATTACTCTCCACCATTTGCaagtggaatgcaacagcttaagGAAGAAACGAGCATggcaaaatggcaccagactgtcTCAGTtttgacataattggatgttgtgGATTTCAGGCAACCGATATACTCTTTCCTGCAAGGGCTGAACCGAATTGACGATGCAGTGAGGTTGCCACAACTAGTGAGTTTTTCATAACTGTGAACATACTAAGACGAAACTCCATTCTTACTGAACAAGCAAAATAATCAAATCTAGCATTGGATCAGAAATCCAATGCTTGGGCTCAAGAAAGATTGCAAGATTTGCAGTACCTTTGGAGGAGGGCATCTCCTTGCCGTCCTTCAGGTAGTACTCGCGGATGGACACCAGCGTCATGCCCTTGAAATCTGAGAGCGTCACCCTCCTGTTGGACGACAGCTGCAAACGCAAACACATCGCACCGTAAAAACCTAGCAGAACCTTACCCTTATTTAGGCGGGCTAGAAAAAAGTTGAACTCACGCGGCAGAGGATGAGGTCTCCGTTGTCGTCCAACTCCTTCCCTACAACtactttcttctcctcctcctcttcctcttcatcttcctcgACCTTTTCCTGTCCCTTCTCCTCTTTCTGCTCTTCCTCCTGGCGGTGCTCTTTCTTGGGATCcccctcctcgccggagccgccctgcTGCTTTttctcgtcttcatcggcgagGGACTGGAGGTAGTCCTCCACCAGGCGTCGCACGAAGAGCTTCCGGTCGGGGAGGGAGAGGTCGATGCCGaggcggtcggcggcggcgctccggaccTTGTACTCCGTGAGGGACGCCATATCGGAGCCGCGGAGAATCTCCAGGACCGCCGCCTCCACTTTCTTCTGCGTCTTCTCGTCCATGCTGAtgcccggcggccgccgccggttGACGCCGATAACCTCCGCTGTGTAaccttttttttgagagagagaaaCCGCTGCTGTGCAAATGTGCAGTTAACCCTTCGTGCGCTGGGTCGACGGGGTAAGAGGAGGAGACTTCTCATCGGCGGGCCGATGTTTTGGGCCGTGAATATTAGATTGGCCTTAATGGATTCTTGTTCTTGTGTAACCCGCTTTTGCGGTGAGCTGCACATTTGCGCACGAGGTCCAATACAAATTAATAATTTGCACACTAGAGGTCCAAAACAAATGGAGTCCCTAAAAAACGAGAATTTAGATCAGGTCCTCCACCGatagggatgtaaacggatcgaGTCGAATCGGATATTGTTATTTCCATGTCCATTACCATATTTTTGTAGAGTATTCAGATCGGAGCAGATAATGGTCAGATGCAATTTTGAATGCGGATTATATCGAATCACGATATGGAAAGGATCCAGGCGGACTCATATCAGAAGTGGATAATTGACCAAACACGAAGCACGGCTATCTTGTATGAGTAGGAAAACATtggtgtggcaaccaaacaatccCCTAGCCTTATTTATGGTCACGCATATGCACACATATAGTGGGAAAATTGAAGGCATGCTTGGTTGCCCATAAAATTCTGAACAGATCCCACCGGGCCAAAAAAAATTGAATGGTTAGTTTCCTATGTGGATGCTTAGGCATGCATCACACGCCTCAGAGCTTGCCGAACGCTAGCCCTAGAGGAACGCTTAAGGACATGTTTGGTTGCCCACGGAGGGCTTGTGCGGTTATAATGAGCTAAGAAAATGGGTGTTTTTTGTGTGGGTTGGATCGGTTTCCGGTAGCTCCTAAAATTGACATATTTGGATTCGTTTGTTTTTGCTTTCCAACAAACATGCAAAGTGCCAAATACCATGAACCTTGCatttccttataatttcatgataCTTTCATGAAATAGTCAATTTGGGAACGAAATCAAGCTATAAATGAAGACTTGGAGGAAATCAAGCAAGTCCTTAATTGAGAAGATTTTTGTTCAAGGCAACAACTGCTTTAACATGTACTTGGTATGGTCATCCCGACCGTACCACCCGGCGCCACTTCGACTCTTAAAAAGGAACAACTACGTGAAAGCAACGACGAAAAAAATCACATCCTCCACAATTCGTCCACTAACAGAGAAGAAAAGATTCGAAGAAGAAGAACTCATCCCTCGAAGTTCGCGATCTTCCTCCTCAAGATCCTTCattccaccatcatcatcaccacatagagagagagagagattcatcTTTGTAAGAACTAGGGTTGTAAACTTTATTCGCATTCGAGACTCTTGagattggatttggtttgatcttATTTGTGGCTTGCTACACTAATATCAAGATGAACTTCATTTATATAATCATTGTGTCTTTGTGTAGTTATCCTCTTATGTCCGAGTAAATCCCCTTTGCGTGGGAGATGTAGGGGATTAGTGAGATGTGATGCACCTATTATTACTATCATTCATttgtgaaagatattgttactattaCTTTATTTGTCGTTGTGAGGCTCTACCGGATGGACTGATGTTATTTGTTGTTGTGATTTCAGTTcctaagtgttggagatatgcccaagaggcaataataaaagtggttattatatatctttatgtttatgatgaatgtttatataccatgctataattgtattaaccgaaacattgatacatgtgtgatatgtaaacaacaaagagtccctagtatgcctcttaactagcttgttgattaatggatgattagtttcataatcatgaacattggatgttattaataacaaggttatatcattatatgaatgatgtaatggacacacccatttaagcgtagcataagatctcgtcattaagttatttgctataagctttcgatacatagttaccNNNNNNNNNNNNNNNNNNNNNNNNNNNNNNNNNNNNNNNNNNNNNNNNNNNNNNNNNNNNNNNNNNNNNNNNNNNNNNNNNNNNNNNNNNNNNNNNNNNNAATGGACAACCGGCTATATAGTTGGCGGGTCGCTAAATCCGGCTAATGACCGCGCATAGCTTAATAGTGGCGGCAACAAACAATGACaaacctcgtgtgggcctaccatctgcaGGAATTCAATGAGTTAACGCCGTTAACGCGATTAACGGCGTCACCACGTGTCCGATTTGCATGGCGTCGTGATCGCGAGCTCACGGCTATACTGCTTGATGGAATTGATAGCGGAAAAGCGCTAGCAGCCAGGCAAAAAAATAAACCGTGAGACTTTTTGCCGACGCGTTCCcaccgacaacagaacccatattgtcgggttaggcccatcttagcggacgattttgaggcgttgtctatcagaacttttcttgtagtgcaaagccctttggtcTACATCGTCAGGATAGCTTCTCCCTCGCGGGGAGCCCTTTGGCCGCATCAGCGCGTCGTCCCGGATGGCGCGGTCATGGTGGCGAAGGTTGGAAGCCAGGATGATGTCGTCGAGAGATGGTGATGGTCCTCCCATGGTGGATGTTATCGCGTTTGTTAGCCAGGGTCCTGCAGAGCGACCCACATCAACGGCATGGTGGTGGCTCACCTCCGTCTTGCTAGAAGTCGTGAAGCCATGTGGAGTAGGTCCCCTTCTTCACTGTTGGATGAGCCTTTGGGCTACCGATAGGGATTAGGGTCGCCGATGCTGAAGGGAGCTGGCGGGTAGCGTGGGCCTAATAATGGTGCCTTTTTCTCTAGAGCTCTTGTTGCGACTATGTTGCATATGTTTTACGGTTATGGCTAGTGAGGCATTGTTTATCTCCATTTCAGACACGCTCATGTGTGTCGAGTGTTTGAAGACTTGCAGCAACAGCCTCGTAAAGCGTATTGGGTCGTGTTTTTatggtgaaaatccaagatctgaTCTTTACTGGTTATATGTGGCAATGGTCTTAATGAATGTATTATTTTGAAAACTCGAACTCTCTTTAGAGCGGAAAGCCTCGAACTTTCTTTAGAGCGAAAAGCTAGGATCTTCTATTGGGCAATAGACCGAGCTTGTGCACTGTAACTTTTTTGTAGACGTTGTTTTCAGAAATCTCTTGCCTGTGTTTAATCACTGTGATGGGTCTGTTTTTCTCTCTTCTTTTTGGTACAGAAGTTTGGTATAATTAGTATCTTCTGCATTGGACAATGATTCAAATATGGCACCACGGAAGGCAGGATGTTGCTCTCAAACTTAGCCGTGtgtgcctgatacgtccaatttgcatcactattttatatcataatttactgttattcattgatatatttcatatttagaggtaatacttatggcattccatctatttttgcatgtttgatgattattggagaattaaccatCGGAGCCAGGAATCTGCTGGAAAAATGGCCGTCAAGACACCATACTTCTGAAGACCAACaatacagaaaatcctatttttccagatgacggagaaaccCAAAAGGGGAGTCAGAGATGGGCCCTGAgagggccagaccacccctaggcgcgggccagcctcAGGCCGCGCCTAAGCATGGTCTGGGCGCCCCTGGCCCACTTATGACGATGCTCCCTCACGTATTTCAGCCGCTCGGGAAACCTAAGATCAGGGAGCAACCAGAGAAATATTATGTCGCCACTACGGGGTGGAGAAccagagagaaagaaaagctctCCGCAGGCAGGAATCTGCCGGAGAAATCCCCCCCTCCCcgtagggggaaatcgtcgccatcgccaccatcatcgagctggacttcatcgggatcatcatcaccatcatctagaccaccagcaccatcatcactgCTCTCTCCATGCCgttccgctgtaacatcttgggttttaTACttatctagttcataggggaaattttcccggtgttgattactccttgtagttgatgctattgagtgaaaccattgaattaaggtttatgtaaagattgttattcatcattatatcacctccgaTTATGATccttatgatgtctcgtgagtatttcgtttagttcttgaggacatgggagaagtcatgttgttagtagtggaactatgttgagtaatatgcaatgatttgataaagttgtggtgttattcttctagtggtatcatgtgaacatcgactacatgatacttcacctttatgggcctaggggaatgcatcgtgtattttgctactaattgtggggttgcgggagcaacagaaacccaaacccccgtaaggaaaccggtgcacgagggagtgtaggatgTCAAaaattaaggttgtggttagatttatcttaattactttcttgtagttgcggatgcttgcaagaggtataatcacaagtatgtattattccaagtatggggtagtgcattagcataggttcacccacacaacacttaccgaaccattgaagattatttagctatgtGAAGTGAAAGCGCATgacgaaattcccgtgtgtccttgaTTGTGCTTATCGTAAcaccgacttcacactgttggggaaccccaagaggaaggtatgatgagcacaatagtaagttttccctcagtaagaaaccaaggtttaatcaaccagcaggagaaaggcgtgacttctgaaggtgttgctagctgactagtggcagggcgcactaccggcgtcagcaacaacgtggaacctgcacacaacacaaccaaaatactttgccccaacttacggtgagattgtcaatttcaccggtttgctgaacacaaaggattagacgtatcgagtggaaagagatgtttgcagaaagtaaacagaaaatgattgcagtagaatttatcatTACAGGaaacaggaccggggtccatagttcactagaggtgtctctccataaagataaatagcatgctgggtgaacaaattacagctgtgcaattgacagaatatcgaccaatacatgacaagatgattactatgagatttgattgggcattacgacataatacatagaccgtaatctaactacatctatgactaataatccaccttcaggttatagtCCGAACTCCTTTCAgtgttaagttgcaagcaacagactatcgaattaagcaatgtgtgtaaagtaaacaatagaattactctcggttaaaacattgttgttttctccctagtagcaacagtacatctacaatcttacaagttaatgtcactctcccagaaaactagagacatgaacttactatcaagcataaataccccctcttggagtcacaagtgtccacttggccagagtttctactagcaacggagagcatgcaagatcacaaataacatatgacatgaatatataatcaatctcaacatagtatacaatattcatcggatgctagcaaacacaacatataggattacataaatatgatcttgataatgtagggcagctcacaagatctatacatgaagcacaaagtggagaagacaaccatctagctactgctatggacccatagtccagggatgaactactcacgcatcactttgaaGGCGGGCAtgtcgatgtagatgcctccggcgatgatttccccctccggcggggtgccggaaagagcttcagaaccccccgagatgggttttgcgatggcggccgcgacaaaacttttcgtggatggaggctcgggtacccagagttttcccgagaagaagtataaataggcggaggatttaggtcggtggggtgccgggtggccccacacctaccctaggcatgGGCCAGGTCTaggccgtgcctaggggtggtttgggcgccttgctgcgcctcttcgaccccccttcggacttcgtctttgtttcggtaaaatattgacttcagttTTTCTttcatccaattctgagaatatttcatgtacaacttttctgaaatacaaaaacagcagaaaacagggaactgacactgtggcatcttgttaataggttagtgttgaAAATCATGTAaacgtgcaacgaagtgtaagcaaaacatatatgaattaatgtaaaaacaagcatggagcatcaaaaattatagatatgtttgagacgtatcagtcctaaGGAATGTTTGGTCATCGTATgtaaaacaaccggcttgtccttttctATAAAAAGGAtttggccactcgctgcaattattattactgcattttttactcgtactttatttatctgcaataccaaataccctgcaaacctgtttgctagtgtttacagtgaatcttcgatcaaaactgctcgtcaacaccttctggtcctcgttgggttcgacattattatttatcgaaagtactacgatacaccccatatacttgtgggtcatcagtgccaCAGTCCCTACACACTAGACTAAGTTTGGCGATAGTCTGTTTGCCTACCGTGTGACCCAATGTATGCGGTCTCGCTAATGTTTTTTATGTC contains:
- the LOC124667261 gene encoding RNA polymerase II transcriptional coactivator KELP-like — protein: MDEKTQKKVEAAVLEILRGSDMASLTEYKVRSAAADRLGIDLSLPDRKLFVRRLVEDYLQSLADEDEKKQQGGSGEEGDPKKEHRQEEEQKEEKGQEKVEEDEEEEEEEKKVVVGKELDDNGDLILCRLSSNRRVTLSDFKGMTLVSIREYYLKDGKEMPSSKGISMTVEQWEAFHNSVPAIEDAIKDLGGSD